A stretch of the Acanthochromis polyacanthus isolate Apoly-LR-REF ecotype Palm Island chromosome 22, KAUST_Apoly_ChrSc, whole genome shotgun sequence genome encodes the following:
- the LOC110967985 gene encoding formimidoyltransferase-cyclodeaminase: MAQLVECVPNFSEGRNKEVIDAISAAISNTHGCSLLDVDPGASTNRTVYTFVGSPEVVVEGALSAARQAFSLIDMSKHSGEHPRTGALDVCPFIPVQNVTMDDCIRCANLFGQKLAEMLQVPVYLYGEAARTESRRNLPSVRAGEYEALPDKLQRPDWIPDFGPAVFVPSWGATVTGARKFLIAYNVNLISTKEQAHRIALDIREQGRGKDQPGLLQKVQGMGWFLDEANLAQVSTNILDFEVTPLHSVYEEICSDAEHLKLPVVGSQIVGLIPLKALLDSAEFYIQRDRLFVLEEEHKVRLVISKLGLDSLGPFNPRERIIEYMVKPQDDGRLVSLSLQQFVQSVGARTAAPGGGSVSAAIGALGAALGSMVGHMTYGKRQFENLDAVMRRLIPPFHQATEDLLHMVDTDTSAFNSYMAALKMPKTTAEEIRRREAAMQAGLQRAVGVPLALAERISVLWSPLREMVVHGNIGCKSDAQVAAKALEAAVFGAYYNVMINLKDITDDAFKVTTEKQASLLLQEAKENAAAVLQAAEKRK, from the exons ATGGCTCAGCTGGTCGAATGTGTCCCCAACTTCTCTGAAGGTCGGAACAAAGAG GTGATTGATGCCATCTCGGCGGCCATCTCCAACACTCACGGCTGCAGCCTGCTGGATGTGGACCCCGGAGCCTCCACCAACCGGACCGTCTACACCTTCGTGGGTTCTCcggaggtggtggtggagggagCGCTGAGCGCTGCCCGGCAGGCCTTCAGCCTCATCGACATGAGCAAACACTCAG GTGAGCATCCTCGGACCGGAGCGCTGGACGTCTGTCCCTTCATCCCCGTCCAGAACGTCACCATGGACGACTGCATCCGCTGTGCAAACCTGTTTGGACAGAAGCTGGCCGAGATGCTACAGGTTCCTG TGTATCTCTATGGAGAAGCAGCTCGTACTGAGTCGAGGAGGAATCTTCCGTCGGTGAGAGCTGGAGAGTATGAAGCTCTACCTGATAAG CTCCAGCGTCCTGATTGGATCCCTGACTTCGGTCCGGCTGTGTTCGTACCATCATGGGGTGCCACGGTAACTGGCGCTCGCAAGTTCCTGATCGCCTACAATGTGAACCTGATCAGCACCAAAGAACAAGCTCACCGCATCGCACTGGACATTCGGGAACAAGGCCGAGGGAAGGACCAG CCTGGTCTGCTGCAGAAGGTCCAGGGGATGGGCTGGTTCCTGGATGAGGCCAACCTTGCTCAGGTTTCCACCAACATCCTGGACTTTGAGGTGACTCCACTGCACAGCGTCTACGAGGAGATCTGCAGTGACGCTGAG CACCTGAAGCTGCCGGTGGTGGGCTCTCAGATCGTGGGTCTGATTCCTCTGAAGGCTCTGCTGGACTCTGCAGAATTCTACATCCAGAGAGATCGACTCTTCGTCCTGGAGGAGGAGCACAAAGTCCGCCTG gtcATCAGTAAGTTGGGCCTCGACTCCCTCGGTCCGTTCAACCCCAGAGAGAGGATCATAGA GTACATGGTGAAGCCACAGGATGACGGACGGCTGGTGTCTTTGTCTCTGCAGCAGTTTGTCCAGAGCGTTGGCGCTCGGACGGCAGCTCCCGGAGGAGGATCGGTTTCTGCTGCCATCGGTGCTCTG gGGGCGGCGCTGGGCTCCATGGTCGGTCACATGACCTACGGCAAGAGGCAGTTTGAGAACCTGGACGCCGTCATGAGGAGGCTGATTCCTCCGTTTCATCAGGCCACAGAAGACCTGCTGCACATGGTGGACACCGATACCTCCGCCTTCAACAGCTACATG GCGGCGCTGAAGATGCCGAAGACCACAGCAGAGGAGATCAGGAG gAGAGAAGCAGCGATGCAGGCCGGTCTGCAGCGAGCCGTCGGCGTCCCGTTGGCTCTGGCCGAGAGGATCAGCGTCCTCTGGTCACCGCTCAGAGAGATGGTCGTCCACGGAAACATCGGCTGCAAGTCCGACGCTCAG GTGGCAGCTAAGGCGTTGGAGGCGGCTGTTTTCGGAGCTTATTACAACGTCATGATCAACCTCAAAGACATCACCGACGATGCCTTCAAAGTTACC ACGGAGAAACAAGCgtcgctgctgctgcaggaggcgaaggaaaatgctgctgctgtcctcCAGGCTGCAGAGAAAAGAAAGTGA